In candidate division KSB1 bacterium, one DNA window encodes the following:
- a CDS encoding FG-GAP-like repeat-containing protein has translation MRRSDSRPSLASRGICLFPSRRPRPGTLPVRAGAALLLLLSFTAVATAQLRVLAVSPSADDLHAGSNTSVRVTFDQALDETALPPRPLRVWGSFRGEYAGTLSYDAFANQLAFTPFQSFIEGEEVTVVLRRPLRGRSGSTLTQPLLWRFRVATPLGSARFVPAVIDLGAGRSQEPTQILPADFDNDGFIDLAVVHRGSNHLTLLQNVFQKTAGAALVAVIGTLATHNTPASAAAADFNSDGRLDLAVANFNSNTVQVFIGDGAFGFSTPRVFDTGEHPGDLIAQDFDGDGDLDLALTLPGSDRLALLRNDSLGFFSESQRLAVGATPNKITAWDFDGDHDLDLAVANSGSRSLTIFRNDASGVFSTAGTVALTLTPVDLQTGDIAGRTANKVGDGRRELVVLTSDLPFLGKPSGAPAAGSSAVTVFRWEAGSSTFAVVQNLPLTGRMQSFILCDVDSLDESTPASPYQPDRDLDLIFTRFWDDGVAWLRNADNAPLNPAAVAGLDSVHSAKALAYFDCDRDGDNDFVVSNYLDNQLVIYRNGGQRATPCGLVDSLGTPVTTIDFGAVPVGGSGLATYFLANPTSLDFLFTTTLSDSEHFRLLPARGSLPAGEIVPIRLEFAPRDTLPYTALLLLKLNDYLNASESCAIVLQGRGVRPLLHLSQTEIDFGCVPPGATAIRELILENRGNYPLEILGAATTTNYFLALTNLSGLRLPPNAAVRVSLAFRPDRLGPFRDSLRIRTSDPVQPLVSVSLRGCGSASAPVITSPDTLRAIEDVEALYVATASDPDGSQPAFRFLNLPRWLSARGDTVRGTPREGDGNTSFTLIASDGFFADTLAVIVLVTPVNDAPVFDSLAAFVVFEEELLTFTVSARDPEGAAVTLSATSLPPGSLFTEQGSGRGIFTWRPPFGSAGSYRAIFAATEQTPAGPLTASLTVSIDVIKRLPDLHVRTLNHDPATIKRNQSVTVTAVFGDSLAPVTETFRAALFRDNTLFADTTLSGLQRGGTFRFTRTVSFDEVGRHTLDARIDIDNRIPEINEANNVLRLEVMVEAGALAVAPNPFTPNADGYNDEVIFDLRDFAGAELELRIFGLRGELLRSFRVSGGSTCRWNGANESGEQQYPGPYLYLLTERGRKVASGYVVLAR, from the coding sequence ATGAGAAGATCCGATTCACGTCCAAGTTTGGCCAGCCGCGGGATTTGTCTGTTCCCGTCCCGGCGCCCGCGGCCGGGCACGCTGCCGGTCCGGGCGGGCGCAGCGCTCCTGCTGCTGTTGAGTTTCACTGCCGTGGCCACGGCGCAACTGCGCGTGCTCGCGGTATCGCCGTCCGCGGACGACCTGCACGCCGGTTCCAACACCAGCGTGCGAGTGACGTTTGACCAGGCGCTCGACGAGACGGCGCTGCCCCCGCGGCCGCTGCGGGTGTGGGGCAGTTTTCGCGGCGAGTATGCCGGCACGCTCAGCTACGATGCCTTCGCCAACCAGTTGGCCTTCACGCCGTTTCAAAGCTTCATCGAGGGTGAGGAAGTGACGGTGGTGCTGCGCCGGCCGCTGCGCGGCCGCAGCGGCAGCACGCTGACCCAACCGCTGCTGTGGCGCTTTCGCGTGGCCACCCCCCTGGGCTCGGCGCGCTTTGTGCCCGCCGTGATCGACCTCGGCGCCGGCCGCAGTCAGGAACCGACGCAAATTCTGCCCGCGGATTTCGACAATGACGGCTTTATCGATTTGGCGGTGGTGCACCGCGGCTCCAATCACCTCACCCTGCTGCAGAATGTCTTTCAAAAGACGGCCGGCGCGGCGCTGGTGGCGGTGATTGGCACACTGGCGACGCACAACACGCCTGCGAGTGCCGCGGCTGCCGATTTCAACAGTGACGGCCGGCTGGATCTCGCGGTGGCCAATTTCAACAGCAACACCGTGCAGGTGTTCATCGGCGATGGCGCTTTCGGCTTCAGCACACCGCGCGTGTTCGACACCGGCGAACATCCCGGCGATCTCATTGCCCAGGACTTTGACGGCGATGGTGATCTCGATCTCGCCCTGACCCTGCCGGGCAGCGACCGGCTGGCCCTGCTGCGCAACGACAGCCTGGGCTTCTTCAGCGAATCCCAGCGGCTGGCGGTGGGTGCGACACCCAACAAAATCACCGCCTGGGATTTCGATGGTGATCATGACCTCGATCTCGCGGTGGCCAACAGTGGCAGCCGCTCCCTCACTATTTTCCGCAACGATGCGAGTGGCGTTTTCTCCACGGCCGGCACCGTGGCGCTCACGCTCACGCCGGTGGATTTGCAGACTGGCGACATTGCCGGTCGCACGGCGAACAAGGTGGGCGATGGCCGTCGTGAACTGGTCGTACTGACCTCGGATCTGCCGTTTCTCGGCAAACCCTCCGGCGCACCGGCCGCGGGCAGTTCGGCCGTCACGGTGTTCAGATGGGAGGCCGGCAGCAGCACGTTTGCCGTTGTGCAGAACCTGCCGCTCACCGGCCGGATGCAATCCTTCATCCTCTGCGATGTCGACTCGCTCGATGAAAGCACGCCGGCTTCGCCCTATCAGCCCGATCGTGATCTCGATCTGATTTTCACCCGCTTTTGGGACGACGGCGTGGCCTGGCTGCGCAATGCCGACAATGCGCCGCTCAATCCCGCGGCGGTGGCCGGGCTCGATTCCGTGCACAGCGCGAAGGCCCTCGCCTATTTCGATTGCGATCGCGACGGTGACAATGACTTCGTGGTTTCGAATTATCTCGATAATCAGCTCGTCATCTATCGCAACGGCGGCCAGCGCGCCACGCCCTGTGGTTTGGTGGATTCGCTGGGCACACCGGTCACCACCATTGATTTCGGTGCCGTGCCGGTGGGGGGCAGCGGGCTGGCAACCTATTTTCTGGCAAATCCGACCTCGCTCGATTTTCTGTTCACCACCACGCTCAGCGACAGCGAGCATTTTCGCCTGCTGCCGGCGCGCGGCTCGCTGCCGGCCGGTGAAATCGTGCCCATTCGTCTCGAGTTCGCGCCCCGTGACACGCTGCCCTACACTGCCCTGCTGTTGCTCAAATTGAATGATTACCTCAACGCCTCCGAAAGTTGTGCGATTGTGCTGCAGGGCCGCGGCGTGCGTCCGCTGCTTCACCTCTCGCAAACGGAAATCGATTTCGGCTGCGTGCCGCCGGGCGCCACGGCGATTCGGGAGTTGATTCTCGAAAATCGCGGCAACTATCCCCTGGAGATTTTGGGTGCCGCCACGACGACAAATTACTTTCTGGCGTTGACCAATTTGAGCGGGTTGCGTCTGCCGCCCAACGCCGCGGTGAGAGTCTCCCTCGCCTTTCGGCCGGACCGGCTGGGGCCCTTCCGCGACAGCCTGCGGATTCGCACGTCCGATCCGGTTCAGCCGCTGGTGAGTGTGTCTTTGCGCGGCTGCGGCTCTGCGAGCGCGCCGGTGATCACCTCGCCGGATACGCTGCGCGCCATCGAGGACGTCGAAGCGCTCTATGTGGCCACCGCCAGCGATCCCGATGGTTCGCAACCCGCGTTTCGCTTTTTGAACCTGCCGCGCTGGCTGTCCGCCCGGGGTGACACTGTGCGCGGTACACCGCGCGAGGGCGACGGCAACACTTCTTTCACCCTTATTGCCTCCGACGGCTTTTTCGCTGATACGCTCGCCGTCATTGTGCTGGTCACGCCGGTGAATGATGCGCCGGTATTCGACTCGCTCGCCGCCTTCGTGGTTTTTGAAGAGGAGCTGCTCACCTTCACGGTCAGCGCGCGCGATCCGGAAGGGGCAGCCGTGACGCTCTCGGCGACGAGTTTGCCGCCGGGCAGCCTCTTCACCGAACAGGGAAGTGGCCGCGGTATTTTCACCTGGCGGCCGCCCTTTGGCAGCGCCGGCTCCTACCGCGCGATTTTTGCTGCCACCGAGCAAACGCCGGCCGGACCGTTGACCGCGAGCCTTACGGTGTCGATCGACGTAATCAAGCGCCTGCCCGATCTGCACGTGCGCACCCTGAACCACGATCCCGCCACGATCAAGCGCAATCAGAGCGTGACGGTTACCGCCGTCTTCGGAGATTCGCTTGCGCCGGTGACGGAGACGTTTCGCGCGGCGCTGTTTCGCGATAATACCCTGTTCGCCGACACCACGCTCAGCGGGCTGCAGCGCGGCGGCACATTCCGCTTCACCCGCACTGTCTCTTTCGATGAAGTCGGCCGGCACACGCTGGACGCGCGCATCGATATCGACAATCGCATCCCCGAGATCAACGAGGCGAACAACGTGCTGCGGCTGGAGGTGATGGTGGAGGCCGGCGCGCTGGCAGTGGCGCCCAATCCCTTCACGCCCAACGCCGACGGCTACAATGATGAAGTCATCTTTGACCTGCGCGATTTTGCCGGGGCGGAGCTGGAATTGCGCATCTTCGGCCTGCGCGGCGAGTTGCTGCGTTCCTTCAGGGTGAGTGGCGGCAGCACATGCCGCTGGAACGGTGCCAATGAGAGCGGTGAGCAGCAATACCCCGGCCCGTATCTTTATTTGCTCACGGAGCGCGGCCGGAAAGTGGCGTCGGGCTACGTCGTGCTGGCGCGGTAG
- a CDS encoding type IX secretion system membrane protein PorP/SprF: MMLQRKTSALLVVALLAATAPAQNLLAPRPLDLWSGHASLSNPAAISYQRSMLQAGMRFYHLGFIEGAAARFRLNYISLVLPRWLPQELAFAAHAQNLSLPLYNQTYFSAAVSRRLSPLLAVGLKAGVLTRSYDQSEFVLLDANDPVFARGRSKSALDLGVGLTFRPLSFVSFAFSRDHLNQPNLALGQPALRLQAENHLALALHLGNVQTALINTRARGAAHTGGFVEWSRPELGFARFSRDQHGWQLEARSRLYGPLSLNYTFDYPGNELAGNTTGSHEFAFVLEFDRVLRLPRIEPAPQFDYPFTASPDHILTTARALVRAEAEEMQIVAQRLERVIAPDVPTHALAALSVYDLGTLDTTLQALPAVMPVNTVAFADTAAQLAGSYSTFYRQTLGQLSRSLLQTPATAATIVANPQTMSRALALKNYLGKSARGELQVGLPRFASVQDSLRFHRRLGRSALLPQEERVTLSPSAAVFQIISANFHAPPRRWELVVETAAGEPVWSLAGHGRLPNQMVWNWQKKDGRVVTPGYYHYYLTWEENNGAPGKSPQRRLYVRKLQRTVKIEVKRKLEASAEPADAIEVILHR, encoded by the coding sequence ATGATGCTTCAACGAAAAACTTCGGCCCTGCTGGTGGTGGCGCTGCTGGCGGCCACTGCGCCGGCGCAGAATCTGCTCGCGCCCCGGCCGCTCGATCTGTGGAGCGGTCACGCCAGTTTGAGCAATCCCGCGGCCATCAGCTATCAGCGCAGCATGCTGCAGGCGGGCATGCGTTTCTATCATCTCGGCTTCATCGAGGGCGCGGCTGCCCGCTTCCGGTTGAACTACATTTCGCTGGTGCTGCCGCGCTGGCTGCCGCAGGAGCTGGCCTTTGCGGCGCATGCGCAAAACCTGTCGCTGCCGCTTTACAATCAAACCTATTTCAGCGCGGCGGTGAGCCGGCGGCTGTCGCCGCTGCTGGCGGTGGGCCTGAAAGCAGGCGTGCTCACCCGCAGTTATGATCAAAGTGAATTTGTTCTGCTGGATGCCAACGATCCGGTGTTTGCCCGCGGCAGGAGCAAAAGCGCGCTCGATCTCGGCGTGGGTTTGACCTTCCGGCCGCTGTCGTTTGTCTCGTTCGCCTTCAGTCGCGATCATCTCAACCAGCCCAACCTGGCTCTGGGGCAGCCTGCCCTGCGCCTGCAGGCGGAGAACCACCTGGCGCTGGCGCTGCATCTTGGCAATGTGCAGACTGCCCTGATTAACACGCGCGCACGCGGCGCCGCACACACCGGCGGTTTCGTGGAATGGAGCCGGCCGGAGCTGGGCTTCGCGCGTTTCAGTCGCGATCAGCACGGCTGGCAGCTCGAGGCCCGCAGCCGCCTCTATGGCCCGCTGAGTTTGAACTACACCTTCGATTATCCCGGCAACGAGCTGGCCGGCAACACCACCGGCTCGCATGAGTTTGCATTTGTGCTGGAATTCGACCGCGTCTTGCGGCTGCCCAGGATCGAGCCGGCACCGCAGTTCGATTATCCCTTCACCGCCTCTCCGGATCATATCCTGACCACGGCACGCGCCCTGGTCAGGGCCGAGGCCGAGGAGATGCAGATTGTGGCGCAGCGCCTGGAGCGCGTCATTGCACCCGATGTGCCCACGCATGCGCTGGCCGCGCTCTCAGTGTATGATCTCGGCACGCTCGACACCACGCTGCAGGCCCTGCCCGCGGTGATGCCCGTGAACACGGTTGCCTTTGCCGACACTGCGGCGCAGCTCGCCGGCAGTTATTCGACTTTTTACCGGCAGACGCTGGGCCAGCTCTCGCGCAGTTTGCTGCAAACGCCGGCGACGGCGGCAACCATCGTTGCCAATCCGCAAACCATGTCGCGTGCCCTGGCATTGAAGAATTACCTCGGCAAATCCGCTCGGGGTGAATTGCAGGTGGGGCTGCCGCGCTTCGCCAGTGTGCAGGACAGTTTGCGTTTTCACCGCCGTCTCGGCCGCAGCGCCCTTCTCCCTCAGGAGGAACGCGTCACGCTTTCGCCCTCTGCGGCCGTGTTTCAAATCATCAGCGCAAATTTCCATGCGCCGCCGAGACGCTGGGAACTGGTGGTTGAAACGGCCGCGGGCGAGCCGGTTTGGAGCCTCGCCGGCCACGGCCGTTTGCCCAATCAAATGGTTTGGAACTGGCAGAAGAAGGACGGCAGAGTGGTGACGCCGGGATACTACCATTACTATCTCACCTGGGAGGAAAACAATGGTGCCCCGGGCAAATCACCGCAGCGCCGGCTCTATGTGCGCAAACTGCAACGCACGGTGAAAATCGAGGTCAAGCGCAAGCTGGAAGCAAGCGCGGAACCGGCGGATGCAATCGAAGTGATTTTGCATCGCTGA
- a CDS encoding lytic transglycosylase domain-containing protein, with translation MSTGENQGGKGVKRRITSKIFLYGLLVAICLTATGVSIKYYTLSQLQNTKIGELERVLHELRGAMNVDTVRQYSIQKVIAIIDRFNPRMESSLKYEIANTIYEMSVKYPNLDIDLICATITHESGRTWNPEVISHAGAMGLMQVMPTTGMYVAAYEGLNWTSPEDVLFNPILNIRIGCRYLSSLITDYDLDGGLAAYNGGERRAAMWIKANREDGILWDETQKYIPSVKKLYSEYRQMTM, from the coding sequence ATGTCAACAGGAGAAAATCAGGGAGGAAAGGGCGTCAAACGTCGCATCACTTCCAAGATCTTCCTGTATGGTCTCTTGGTTGCGATCTGCCTTACCGCAACGGGCGTGAGTATCAAATACTACACGCTCTCACAACTGCAAAACACCAAAATTGGCGAACTGGAGCGCGTGTTGCATGAGTTGCGTGGTGCGATGAATGTTGACACCGTCAGGCAGTACAGCATCCAGAAGGTCATCGCCATCATCGACCGCTTCAACCCGCGCATGGAGTCCAGTTTGAAGTATGAGATCGCCAACACGATCTATGAGATGAGCGTGAAATATCCCAACCTGGATATCGATCTCATTTGCGCCACCATCACGCATGAAAGCGGCCGCACCTGGAATCCGGAAGTCATCTCGCACGCCGGCGCCATGGGCTTGATGCAGGTCATGCCGACCACCGGCATGTATGTCGCCGCATATGAAGGTTTGAATTGGACCAGCCCGGAAGACGTGCTCTTCAACCCGATCCTGAATATCCGCATTGGCTGCCGTTACTTGTCCTCCTTGATTACGGATTACGATCTGGACGGCGGCCTGGCGGCTTACAACGGTGGTGAGCGCCGCGCGGCAATGTGGATTAAGGCCAATCGCGAAGATGGCATTCTGTGGGACGAAACCCAGAAGTACATCCCCTCCGTCAAGAAACTCTACTCCGAATACCGGCAAATGACAATGTAG
- a CDS encoding radical SAM protein codes for MRITEIFHSIQGESTYSGLPCVFVRTTGCNLRCVWCDTAYAFHGGREMSLEEILARVRSYDCKLVELTGGEPMLQKETPELARRLLDEGFTVLIETGGSLDLSPLDPRVIKIMDLKCPGSGEMDRNYWPNLDILQPHDQIKFVINDRRDYDWALRVIGEHRLAERFLLLFSPVFGGMDYRQLAEWMLADRVTARFQIQLHKYIWPPDMRGV; via the coding sequence ATGCGCATCACAGAAATTTTCCACTCGATTCAAGGCGAATCCACCTACAGTGGCCTGCCCTGCGTATTCGTGCGCACCACTGGCTGCAACCTGCGCTGCGTGTGGTGTGACACCGCCTATGCTTTCCATGGCGGCAGGGAGATGAGTTTGGAGGAAATTTTGGCCCGGGTAAGAAGTTACGATTGCAAACTCGTGGAGCTGACCGGTGGTGAACCCATGCTGCAAAAGGAGACACCGGAGCTGGCGCGACGCCTGCTGGACGAGGGGTTTACCGTCCTGATCGAAACCGGCGGCAGCCTCGATTTGTCACCGCTCGATCCCCGGGTGATCAAGATCATGGATCTCAAATGCCCGGGCAGCGGCGAGATGGATCGCAATTATTGGCCGAATCTCGACATCCTCCAGCCGCATGACCAGATCAAGTTCGTCATCAACGACCGCCGGGATTATGACTGGGCGCTGCGGGTCATTGGTGAGCATCGCCTGGCAGAGAGATTTCTCCTGCTTTTCTCCCCGGTGTTTGGCGGGATGGACTACCGCCAGCTTGCCGAATGGATGCTGGCCGACCGCGTCACTGCGCGTTTTCAAATACAACTGCACAAGTACATTTGGCCACCGGACATGCGTGGCGTGTGA